One part of the Desulfonema ishimotonii genome encodes these proteins:
- a CDS encoding lysophospholipid acyltransferase family protein: MRPDKAFAKDGESPYNNPLCSGHRRFFALTATPGYLTEWLFTCGCGREPVKAMCMTDASNRKSEPMDRKAFWHILKTRFGYQSPEIRRFPVEKIPGGATAGYYARLIRIISGHSILADRGRYSRETWADGSVDIIRSVESVGGRLHVSGLADVAAHTGPLVFIANHMSMIDAFFLPGITLAFNDVSFVVKQALLDYPVFGNIMRAVNPIAVSRKNPREDLRKVLAEGRALLAKGCSVIVFPQATRSHSFDAAHFNSLGIKLAKKANVPVAPVALKTDFQGNGTFLKDFGPVFPRKTIRIRFGEVLAVDGRGQKTHERVVGFIAGHMRKWGVNVQNV, from the coding sequence ATGCGCCCGGACAAAGCGTTTGCAAAAGATGGCGAATCCCCCTATAATAATCCGCTGTGTTCCGGGCACCGGCGTTTTTTTGCGCTGACCGCTACTCCCGGATACCTGACGGAATGGCTTTTCACCTGCGGGTGTGGCAGAGAACCAGTGAAAGCGATGTGTATGACTGACGCCTCAAACCGAAAATCCGAACCTATGGACAGAAAAGCATTTTGGCACATATTAAAGACCCGATTCGGATACCAGAGTCCTGAAATCCGTCGATTCCCCGTTGAAAAAATTCCCGGGGGGGCAACGGCAGGCTATTATGCCCGCCTTATCAGAATCATTTCCGGCCACAGCATTCTCGCCGACCGGGGCCGATATTCCCGCGAGACGTGGGCGGACGGCTCGGTCGATATCATCCGAAGCGTCGAATCTGTGGGCGGCAGGCTCCATGTATCCGGCCTGGCGGATGTGGCGGCCCACACCGGTCCGCTGGTCTTTATCGCCAATCACATGAGCATGATCGACGCCTTTTTTCTGCCCGGCATCACCCTGGCATTTAACGATGTCTCTTTCGTGGTCAAACAGGCGCTGCTTGATTATCCGGTCTTCGGCAATATCATGCGGGCCGTAAATCCCATCGCCGTCAGCCGGAAAAATCCCCGCGAGGATCTCCGCAAGGTCCTGGCCGAAGGCCGGGCGCTGCTGGCAAAGGGCTGCTCCGTTATCGTTTTCCCCCAGGCCACCCGAAGCCATTCCTTTGATGCGGCCCATTTCAACTCTCTGGGCATTAAGCTGGCGAAAAAGGCCAACGTGCCGGTGGCGCCGGTGGCGCTGAAGACCGATTTTCAGGGAAACGGAACCTTTTTAAAGGATTTCGGGCCGGTGTTTCCCCGGAAGACCATCCGCATACGGTTCGGAGAGGTGCTGGCCGTGGACGGCAGGGGGCAGAAAACCCATGAGCGGGTCGTGGGGTTTATCGCAGGTCATATGAGAAAATGGGGCGTTAACGTGCAGAACGTCTGA
- the sfsA gene encoding DNA/RNA nuclease SfsA, translating into MKKTALDRLFSGVDWPPLIPGTLIRRYKRFLADVELKTGETVTAHCPNSGKMTESCLPGQPVYISFHDNPRRKLKYTWELIQMPGSLVGVNTQVPNRLVAESLRAALVPELAGYDRVRREVKAGENSRLDILLTGSNGSRCFVEVKNCTLVRDGVAAFPDAVTDRGRKHLVTLQELAAAGNRCVMFYLIQRTDANVFRPADEIDPAYGEELRRAVANGVEVLAWDVAIDLKRIRLRRRVPYRL; encoded by the coding sequence ATGAAAAAAACTGCCCTCGACCGCCTGTTTTCAGGCGTTGACTGGCCACCGCTGATTCCCGGCACACTGATCCGGCGTTATAAGCGCTTTCTGGCGGATGTGGAATTGAAAACCGGCGAGACCGTCACTGCCCACTGCCCCAATTCCGGAAAGATGACCGAGAGCTGCCTGCCCGGTCAGCCCGTTTACATCTCCTTCCATGACAATCCCAGACGCAAGCTGAAATACACCTGGGAGCTGATTCAGATGCCCGGCTCCCTGGTGGGCGTCAACACACAGGTGCCCAACCGGCTGGTGGCCGAGTCCCTCCGGGCCGCTCTTGTGCCGGAACTGGCGGGATACGATCGGGTCCGGCGGGAGGTGAAGGCCGGTGAGAATTCCCGGCTCGATATCCTGCTGACCGGCAGCAACGGTTCCCGATGTTTTGTTGAGGTCAAAAACTGCACCCTGGTCCGGGATGGTGTGGCCGCCTTCCCGGACGCCGTCACCGACCGGGGGCGCAAGCATCTGGTGACGTTGCAGGAACTCGCGGCCGCCGGGAACCGATGCGTGATGTTCTACCTCATCCAGCGCACAGACGCCAACGTCTTCCGACCGGCAGATGAGATTGATCCGGCCTACGGCGAGGAACTCCGCCGGGCCGTCGCCAATGGCGTGGAGGTGCTGGCCTGGGACGTTGCCATCGACCTGAAACGGATACGGCTCAGGAGGCGGGTTCCGTATCGGCTGTGA